The Streptomyces tendae genome has a window encoding:
- the galE gene encoding UDP-glucose 4-epimerase GalE gives MSGKYLVTGGAGYVGSVVAQHLVEAGHEVVVLDNLSTGFREGVPEGAAFVEGDIRDAAKWLDSSYDGVLHFAAFSQVGESVQKPEKYWDNNVGGTMALLGAMREAGVGRLVFSSTAATYGEPEQVPILETAPTRPTSPYGASKLAVDHMITGEAKAHGLGAVSLRYFNVAGAYGRYGERHDPESHLIPLVLQVAQGRREAISVYGDDYPTPDGTCVRDYIHVADLAEAHLLALKAATPGEHLVCNLGNGNGFSVREVIETVRKVTGHPVPEVVAERRGGDPAVLVASAAAAREKLGWNPSRADLVGIVADAWEFAQQRAK, from the coding sequence ATGAGCGGGAAGTACCTGGTCACCGGGGGCGCGGGATACGTAGGCAGCGTCGTCGCCCAGCATCTGGTCGAGGCCGGCCACGAGGTCGTCGTGCTCGACAACCTCTCCACCGGCTTCCGTGAGGGCGTCCCCGAGGGCGCCGCGTTCGTCGAGGGCGACATCCGCGATGCCGCCAAATGGCTGGACTCCTCGTACGACGGCGTGCTGCACTTCGCCGCCTTCTCCCAGGTCGGCGAGTCGGTGCAGAAGCCGGAGAAGTACTGGGACAACAACGTCGGCGGCACCATGGCGCTGCTCGGCGCGATGCGCGAGGCGGGCGTGGGCCGCCTGGTGTTCTCCTCCACGGCCGCCACGTACGGCGAGCCGGAGCAGGTGCCGATCCTGGAGACCGCCCCGACCCGGCCCACCAGCCCCTACGGCGCCTCCAAGCTCGCCGTCGACCACATGATCACCGGCGAGGCGAAGGCCCACGGCCTGGGCGCGGTCTCCCTGCGCTACTTCAACGTGGCCGGAGCCTACGGGCGTTACGGCGAGCGGCACGACCCCGAGTCGCACCTCATCCCCCTGGTGCTCCAGGTCGCCCAGGGCCGGCGCGAGGCGATCTCCGTCTACGGCGACGACTACCCGACGCCCGACGGCACCTGCGTACGGGACTACATCCACGTCGCGGACCTGGCCGAGGCCCACCTGCTCGCGCTGAAGGCGGCCACGCCCGGCGAGCACCTGGTCTGCAACCTCGGCAACGGCAACGGCTTCTCGGTCCGCGAGGTGATCGAGACCGTCCGCAAGGTCACCGGGCACCCGGTCCCCGAGGTCGTGGCGGAGCGCCGGGGCGGCGACCCCGCGGTCCTGGTGGCGTCCGCCGCCGCGGCCCGCGAGAAGCTGGGCTGGAACCCGTCGCGCGCGGACCTCGTGGGGATCGTCGCGGACGCGTGGGAGTTCGCGCAGCAGCGCGCCAAGTAA
- a CDS encoding sodium:solute symporter family protein, which produces MHTPTYLAAELRLPTNWLDYTILGIYFVVVLGIGFAARRSVKTSLDFFLSGRSLPAWVTGLAFIAANLGATEILGMAANSAQYGVYTTHWYWIGAIPAMVFLGLVMMPFYYGSKVRSVPEFLLMRFDKAAHLLSSILFAAAAILIAGVNLYALAIVVEALLGWPQWVAIVVAGAFVLGYITLGGLSSAIYNEVLQFFVILAALIPITVLGLKSVGGWDGLTDSLTKAHGDNFVTAWGGTGIGSDNPLGANWLTIVLGLGFVLSFGYWTTNFAEVQRALSAKNLSAAQRTPLIAAFPKIFIVFLVMIPGLVAAVLVPKIGTSGSDLQYNDAIPFLMQQLLPNGVLGIAVTGLLAAFMAGMAANVSSFNTVFTSDIWAKYVVTDREDSYYVRFGRLITAIGVVASIGTAFLASSFSNIMAYLQTLFSFFNVPMFVVFIIGMFWKRASMKSGFWGLVAGTTAAMVNYFVIYEQGIIDIPSDQGANFVSAIAGFVAGAVVMVVVSLFTAPKPKAELQGLVYGTRSPGMAEPPAEGDDAWYRKPALLGWGAVILAAACYIPFSF; this is translated from the coding sequence ATGCATACCCCCACATACCTGGCCGCGGAGCTTCGGCTCCCCACCAACTGGCTGGACTACACGATCCTCGGGATCTACTTCGTCGTCGTGCTGGGCATCGGATTCGCCGCCCGCCGATCGGTCAAGACCAGCCTGGACTTCTTCCTCTCCGGGCGCTCGCTGCCCGCCTGGGTCACCGGACTGGCCTTCATCGCCGCCAACCTCGGTGCCACCGAGATCCTCGGCATGGCCGCGAACAGCGCGCAGTACGGCGTCTACACGACGCACTGGTACTGGATCGGCGCCATCCCCGCGATGGTGTTCCTCGGCCTGGTGATGATGCCGTTCTACTACGGCTCCAAGGTCCGCTCGGTCCCCGAGTTCCTGCTGATGCGCTTCGACAAGGCGGCGCACCTGCTGAGCTCGATCCTCTTCGCGGCGGCCGCCATCCTGATCGCCGGCGTCAACCTCTACGCCCTCGCGATCGTCGTGGAGGCCCTCCTCGGCTGGCCGCAGTGGGTGGCCATCGTCGTCGCCGGGGCCTTCGTCCTCGGCTACATCACCCTGGGCGGTCTGTCCTCGGCGATCTACAACGAGGTCCTGCAGTTCTTCGTCATCCTGGCGGCGCTCATCCCGATCACCGTGCTCGGCCTGAAGAGCGTCGGCGGCTGGGACGGCCTCACCGACTCCCTCACCAAGGCGCACGGCGACAACTTCGTCACCGCATGGGGCGGCACCGGCATCGGCAGCGACAACCCGCTCGGCGCCAACTGGCTCACCATCGTCCTCGGCCTCGGCTTCGTCCTCTCCTTCGGCTACTGGACGACCAACTTCGCCGAGGTGCAGCGCGCGCTGTCCGCGAAGAACCTGTCGGCGGCCCAGCGCACCCCGCTGATCGCCGCTTTCCCGAAGATCTTCATCGTCTTCCTGGTGATGATCCCCGGCCTGGTCGCCGCCGTGCTGGTCCCGAAGATCGGCACCAGCGGCTCGGACCTGCAGTACAACGACGCCATCCCGTTCCTGATGCAGCAGCTGCTGCCCAACGGCGTGCTGGGCATCGCCGTGACCGGTCTGCTGGCCGCGTTCATGGCAGGCATGGCGGCGAACGTCTCCTCGTTCAACACCGTCTTCACCTCCGACATCTGGGCGAAGTACGTGGTGACGGACCGCGAGGACTCCTACTACGTGCGCTTCGGCCGCCTGATCACCGCGATCGGCGTGGTCGCGTCCATCGGCACGGCGTTCCTGGCCAGCTCCTTCTCCAACATCATGGCCTACCTCCAGACGCTGTTCTCCTTCTTCAACGTGCCGATGTTCGTCGTCTTCATCATCGGCATGTTCTGGAAGCGCGCGTCGATGAAGTCGGGCTTCTGGGGTCTGGTCGCCGGCACCACGGCCGCGATGGTCAACTACTTCGTCATCTACGAGCAGGGCATCATCGACATCCCCTCCGACCAGGGCGCCAACTTCGTCTCCGCGATCGCGGGCTTCGTCGCGGGCGCGGTGGTCATGGTCGTGGTGTCGCTCTTCACGGCACCCAAGCCGAAGGCCGAACTGCAGGGGCTGGTGTACGGCACCCGCTCGCCCGGCATGGCGGAGCCGCCCGCGGAGGGCGACGACGCGTGGTACCGCAAGCCGGCGCTGCTGGGCTGGGGTGCGGTGATTCTGGCTGCCGCCTGCTACATCCCGTTCTCGTTCTGA
- a CDS encoding GNAT family N-acetyltransferase, with the protein MFRLETEVDKARRDLLHKRLRDTNTAASPVLRALRGTPAERQSPLHVWALDANGELAGGLVGHTWTTWLHVTYLWVGAAHRGRGLGSAVLTEAERLAATDRACTASRVETWDFQAPDFYRKHGYDVVCVIPDYPPGITEYTLTKQIG; encoded by the coding sequence ATGTTTCGTCTTGAGACAGAAGTCGACAAGGCCCGACGCGATCTGCTCCACAAGCGGCTCCGGGACACCAACACGGCGGCCTCACCGGTCCTGCGCGCGCTGCGCGGCACCCCTGCCGAGCGGCAGTCGCCTTTGCACGTGTGGGCCCTGGACGCGAACGGCGAACTCGCCGGCGGCCTGGTCGGCCACACCTGGACGACCTGGCTCCACGTCACCTACCTGTGGGTCGGCGCCGCCCACCGCGGCCGGGGCCTCGGCTCCGCCGTCCTCACCGAGGCGGAACGCCTCGCCGCCACCGACCGCGCCTGCACCGCGTCCCGCGTGGAGACCTGGGACTTCCAGGCCCCGGACTTCTACCGGAAGCACGGCTACGACGTGGTCTGCGTCATCCCCGACTACCCCCCGGGCATCACGGAGTACACCCTGACGAAACAGATTGGGTGA
- a CDS encoding trans-aconitate 2-methyltransferase, whose protein sequence is MRGDAGGTPIRDPGGPVSAAAARPVWDPVQYLRHAGHRSRPFTDLLARVPRLPGAPPRIADLGCGAGNVTALLTGRWPTARVTGYDNAPEMLDKARVDHEGPTDGGGRLDFAHADVRTWTPREPYDLIVSNATLQWIPGHVRRFGAWIEGLAPGGTFAFQVPGNFDASSHVLMRDLAASPRWRDRLTGVLRHEDAVLRPEEYLAHLADLGCTVDAWETTYVHLLTGQDPVLDWVKGTGLRPVLTALADEPGARDAFLDEYRSALRDAYPATAHGTPFPFRRVFAVAVKGA, encoded by the coding sequence ATGAGGGGTGACGCTGGAGGTACGCCGATCCGCGATCCGGGAGGTCCCGTGTCCGCAGCCGCCGCCCGTCCCGTCTGGGACCCCGTCCAGTACCTGCGTCACGCCGGGCACCGCAGCCGGCCCTTCACCGACCTGCTCGCCCGCGTCCCCCGCCTGCCCGGCGCACCGCCCCGCATCGCCGACCTCGGCTGCGGCGCGGGCAACGTCACCGCGCTGCTCACCGGCCGCTGGCCCACCGCCCGCGTCACCGGCTACGACAACGCCCCCGAGATGCTCGACAAGGCCCGCGTCGACCACGAGGGCCCCACCGATGGGGGCGGCCGGCTCGACTTCGCCCACGCCGACGTCCGCACCTGGACCCCGCGGGAGCCGTACGACCTGATCGTCAGCAACGCCACCCTGCAGTGGATCCCCGGGCACGTGCGGCGGTTCGGCGCGTGGATCGAGGGGCTTGCGCCCGGCGGCACCTTCGCCTTCCAGGTGCCCGGCAACTTCGATGCCTCGAGCCACGTCCTGATGCGTGACCTGGCCGCCTCCCCGCGCTGGCGGGACCGCCTGACCGGCGTGCTGCGCCACGAGGACGCCGTCCTGCGTCCCGAGGAGTACCTGGCGCACCTGGCGGACCTCGGCTGCACGGTCGACGCCTGGGAGACCACGTACGTCCACCTGCTGACGGGGCAGGACCCGGTGCTCGACTGGGTCAAGGGCACCGGCCTGCGGCCCGTCCTCACCGCCCTCGCCGACGAACCCGGGGCGCGGGACGCCTTCCTCGACGAGTACCGCTCCGCGCTGCGCGACGCCTACCCGGCCACCGCGCACGGCACCCCGTTCCCGTTCCGCCGTGTCTTCGCCGTCGCCGTCAAGGGGGCCTGA
- a CDS encoding MarR family winged helix-turn-helix transcriptional regulator → MEDEVDRLVAAWRRERPDLDVEPLEVLSRVSRLARHLDRARRLAFTEHGLESWEFDVLTALRRAGTPYQLSPGQLLTQTLVTSGTMTNRIDRLAKKGLVERLPDPSDRRGVLVRLTGEGRDRADQALAGLLAQERAILEGLTRTQRVELASLLRQLTAPFDNIPG, encoded by the coding sequence ATGGAGGACGAGGTCGATCGGCTGGTCGCAGCGTGGCGCCGGGAGCGCCCGGACCTCGACGTGGAACCGCTCGAGGTGCTGAGCCGGGTGAGCAGGCTGGCCCGGCACCTGGACCGCGCACGCCGCCTCGCCTTCACCGAGCACGGCCTGGAGTCCTGGGAGTTCGACGTCCTGACCGCGCTGCGCCGCGCGGGCACCCCGTACCAGCTCTCGCCGGGGCAGCTGCTCACGCAGACGCTCGTCACCTCGGGCACGATGACCAACCGCATCGACCGCCTCGCCAAGAAGGGTCTGGTGGAGCGGCTGCCGGACCCCAGCGACCGGCGCGGTGTGCTGGTGCGGCTGACCGGGGAGGGCCGGGACCGCGCCGATCAGGCGCTGGCCGGGCTGCTCGCCCAGGAGCGGGCGATCCTCGAAGGGCTCACCCGCACCCAGCGTGTGGAACTGGCGTCCTTGCTACGCCAGTTGACCGCCCCGTTCGACAACATTCCCGGTTAG
- the galT gene encoding galactose-1-phosphate uridylyltransferase, which yields MKKTSTRLADGRELIYYDLGDDTVRDAVDRRPLDATVTTSEIRHDALLGDAVAVASHRQGRTYHPPADQCPLCPSEGGRLSEIPDSSYDVVVFENRFPSLAGDSGRCEVVCFTSDHDASFAALSERQARLVLDAWTDRTSELSHLPSVEQVFCFENRGAEIGVTLQHPHGQIYAYPFTTPRTALMLRQVATHKEATGGENLFDAVVARERADERVVLEGEHWVAFVPYAAHWPYEVHLYPRRRVPDLLALDEAARAEFPQVYLELLRRFDRIFGENEPPTPYIAAWHQAPFGPLEDFEGVTRDDFALHLELFTIRRTSGKLKFLAGSESGMNVFINDVPPERAAERLREVASS from the coding sequence GTGAAGAAGACCTCGACCCGGCTGGCCGACGGCCGCGAGCTCATCTACTACGACCTCGGTGACGACACGGTCCGGGACGCGGTCGACCGCCGTCCGCTGGACGCCACCGTCACCACGTCCGAGATCCGGCACGACGCCCTGCTGGGCGACGCCGTCGCCGTCGCCTCGCACCGGCAGGGGCGGACGTACCACCCGCCGGCCGACCAGTGCCCGCTGTGCCCGTCGGAGGGCGGGCGGCTGAGCGAGATCCCCGACTCCTCGTACGACGTGGTGGTCTTCGAGAACCGCTTCCCCTCGCTCGCCGGGGACTCCGGCCGCTGCGAGGTCGTCTGCTTCACCTCCGACCACGACGCCTCCTTCGCCGCTCTGAGCGAACGGCAGGCACGGCTGGTGCTGGACGCCTGGACGGACCGGACGTCCGAGCTGTCGCATCTTCCCTCCGTTGAACAGGTGTTCTGCTTCGAGAACCGCGGCGCCGAGATCGGCGTCACGCTCCAGCACCCCCACGGGCAGATCTACGCCTACCCCTTCACCACCCCCCGCACCGCCCTGATGCTCCGCCAAGTGGCCACGCACAAGGAGGCGACCGGAGGCGAGAACCTGTTCGACGCCGTGGTCGCGCGCGAGCGGGCGGACGAGCGGGTCGTCCTGGAGGGTGAACACTGGGTGGCGTTCGTGCCGTACGCGGCGCACTGGCCCTATGAGGTCCACCTGTATCCCCGGCGCAGGGTGCCCGACCTGCTGGCACTGGACGAAGCGGCACGCGCGGAGTTCCCCCAGGTGTACCTGGAGCTGCTCAGGCGCTTCGACCGGATCTTCGGGGAGAACGAACCGCCGACGCCGTACATCGCCGCCTGGCACCAGGCGCCGTTCGGCCCGCTGGAGGACTTCGAGGGCGTGACGCGCGACGACTTCGCGCTGCACCTCGAGCTTTTCACCATCCGCCGTACGTCCGGCAAGCTGAAGTTCCTCGCGGGCTCCGAGTCCGGCATGAACGTGTTCATCAACGACGTGCCGCCGGAGCGCGCGGCCGAGCGACTGCGGGAGGTAGCGAGTTCATGA
- a CDS encoding LuxR C-terminal-related transcriptional regulator, with translation MVRIRVLVVDDHRIFAESLAAALAAEPDVDVSAAGSGPAALRCLERAAAEGRRFDVLLVDADLGVPTAPAGRPAVPVQAVDEDGLVDGISLVTGVRSAQPQVRVVVLAEKDDPARAALALQAGASGWVAKDCSLSRLLTVIRGVLRDETHLPPALLTGVLRELTAARRHRTESERLVESLTPREREVLRCMVAGLGRKAVAERLYLSPHTVRTHMQNVLGKLGVHSTLAAVALARRAGVGPVDLTGNVVERGGQLA, from the coding sequence GTGGTTCGCATTCGAGTCCTGGTCGTCGACGACCATCGCATCTTCGCCGAGTCACTGGCCGCGGCGCTGGCCGCGGAGCCCGACGTCGACGTGTCCGCGGCGGGCAGCGGCCCGGCGGCGCTGCGGTGTCTGGAGCGGGCGGCCGCCGAGGGGCGGCGGTTCGACGTGCTGCTCGTCGACGCCGACCTGGGCGTCCCGACGGCACCGGCCGGCCGTCCGGCCGTGCCCGTGCAGGCCGTCGACGAGGACGGGCTGGTCGACGGCATCTCGCTGGTCACCGGGGTGCGATCGGCGCAGCCCCAGGTCAGGGTGGTGGTCCTCGCCGAGAAGGACGACCCGGCCCGTGCGGCACTCGCCCTGCAGGCGGGCGCCTCCGGCTGGGTGGCCAAGGACTGCTCGCTGAGCCGGCTGCTCACCGTCATCCGCGGGGTGCTGCGCGACGAGACCCATCTGCCGCCCGCCCTGCTGACGGGCGTCCTGCGGGAACTCACCGCGGCCCGCCGCCACCGCACGGAGAGCGAACGGCTGGTGGAGTCGCTCACCCCGCGGGAGCGGGAGGTGCTGCGGTGCATGGTCGCGGGCCTGGGGCGCAAGGCGGTCGCCGAGCGCCTGTACCTGTCCCCGCACACCGTGCGCACCCACATGCAGAACGTCCTCGGCAAACTGGGCGTGCACTCCACGCTGGCCGCCGTGGCCCTCGCCCGCCGGGCGGGCGTCGGACCGGTGGACCTAACCGGGAATGTTGTCGAACGGGGCGGTCAACTGGCGTAG
- the galK gene encoding galactokinase has product MSESSAAVAGAVAERFEELYGSAPDGVWAAPGRVNLIGEHTDYNDGFVMPFALPHTAVAAVSRRDDGVLRLHSADIDGPVVELTPDDLVPASDKRWTAYPAGVVWALREAGHAVTGADVHLASTVPAGAGLSSSAALEVVVALALNDLYDLGLRGWQLARLSQRAENVYVGAPVGIMDQTASACCEAGHALFLDTRDLSQRQIPFDLAAEGMRLLVVDTQVKHSHSEGEYGKRREGCEKGAALLGVDALRDVPYEDLDAALERLGDEEEVRRLVRHVVTEDHRVEQVVSLLESGDTRAIGPLLVEGHASLRDDFRVSCPELDLVVDTAVTAGALGARMTGGGFGGSAIVLTEEANVPAVTKAVEEAFAAAGHKTPRVFEAVPSAGARRVR; this is encoded by the coding sequence ATGAGCGAGTCCAGCGCGGCCGTCGCGGGAGCCGTCGCCGAACGGTTCGAGGAGCTGTACGGGAGTGCGCCCGACGGGGTGTGGGCGGCACCCGGCCGGGTCAACCTCATCGGCGAACACACCGACTACAACGACGGCTTCGTCATGCCGTTCGCCCTGCCGCACACCGCGGTGGCGGCGGTGTCCCGGCGCGACGACGGCGTCCTGCGGCTGCACTCGGCCGACATCGACGGGCCGGTCGTCGAACTCACGCCGGACGACCTCGTCCCCGCGTCCGACAAGCGCTGGACCGCCTACCCGGCGGGCGTGGTGTGGGCGCTGCGCGAGGCGGGGCACGCGGTCACCGGCGCGGACGTCCACCTGGCGTCCACCGTCCCGGCGGGCGCCGGCCTGTCCTCGTCGGCCGCCCTGGAGGTCGTCGTCGCCCTCGCGCTGAACGACCTGTACGACCTGGGGCTGCGCGGCTGGCAGCTCGCCCGCCTCTCGCAGCGCGCGGAGAACGTCTACGTCGGCGCGCCGGTCGGCATCATGGACCAGACGGCGTCCGCCTGCTGCGAGGCCGGCCACGCCCTGTTCCTCGACACCCGGGACCTGTCCCAGCGTCAGATCCCGTTCGACCTGGCCGCCGAGGGCATGCGCCTGCTCGTCGTCGACACCCAGGTCAAGCACAGTCACAGCGAGGGCGAGTACGGCAAGCGCCGTGAGGGCTGCGAGAAGGGCGCCGCGCTGCTCGGCGTCGACGCCCTGCGGGACGTGCCGTACGAGGACCTCGACGCGGCGCTGGAACGGCTCGGCGACGAGGAGGAGGTGCGGCGCCTGGTCCGTCACGTGGTGACGGAGGACCACCGCGTCGAGCAGGTGGTCTCCCTCCTGGAGTCCGGTGACACCCGCGCCATCGGCCCCCTCCTGGTCGAGGGCCACGCCTCCCTGCGCGACGACTTCCGCGTCTCCTGCCCGGAACTCGACCTGGTCGTCGACACGGCGGTCACCGCCGGGGCGCTCGGCGCCCGCATGACGGGCGGCGGCTTCGGCGGCTCGGCGATCGTCCTCACGGAGGAGGCGAACGTCCCCGCCGTCACGAAGGCGGTGGAGGAAGCCTTCGCGGCGGCGGGTCACAAGACCCCCCGCGTCTTCGAGGCGGTCCCTTCGGCGGGGGCACGGCGGGTGCGGTAA